In one Methylobacterium sp. SyP6R genomic region, the following are encoded:
- the sdhC gene encoding succinate dehydrogenase, cytochrome b556 subunit — translation MADTARPTNPAGRPVVRPLSPHLQIYRWTWTMAMSVAHRITGVALYGGTALLAIWLVALAAGPGAYGPVAWFFGSILGRLILFVYTWILLHHMLGGIRHLVWDFGHGMEPGTRIAMARFTLIGSTALTVLIWLVALVAR, via the coding sequence ATGGCGGACACCGCAAGGCCCACCAACCCCGCCGGCAGACCGGTCGTGCGACCGCTCTCGCCCCACCTCCAGATCTACCGCTGGACCTGGACCATGGCGATGTCGGTGGCTCACCGCATCACCGGCGTCGCGCTCTACGGCGGCACCGCGCTGCTGGCGATCTGGCTCGTGGCGCTCGCCGCCGGCCCGGGCGCCTACGGCCCGGTGGCGTGGTTCTTCGGCTCGATCCTCGGGCGGCTGATCCTGTTCGTCTATACCTGGATCCTGCTGCACCACATGCTCGGCGGCATCCGCCACCTGGTCTGGGATTTCGGCCACGGCATGGAGCCTGGCACCCGCATCGCGATGGCCCGCTTCACCCTGATCGGCTCGACCGCCCTGACGGTGCTGATCTGGCTCGTCGCCCTCGTGGCGCGCTGA